The Anas platyrhynchos isolate ZD024472 breed Pekin duck chromosome 3, IASCAAS_PekinDuck_T2T, whole genome shotgun sequence genome includes a window with the following:
- the ZFP36L2 gene encoding mRNA decay activator protein ZFP36L2 produces the protein MSTTLLSAFYDIDFLCKTEKSLSNLSSMLDKKAVGTPVTPPSSSFAPGFLRRHSTSNLPALAGGSKFPSPTGSSSSSSSSSSSSSSSFGSLKETGSGGGGGGSSSPTALLNKENKFRDRSFSENGERSQHLMQQLQQQQQQQQKGGGSGGGGGAPINSTRYKTELCRPFEESGACKYGEKCQFAHGFHELRSLTRHPKYKTELCRTFHTIGFCPYGPRCHFIHNADERRPAPGGGTAAAPPASAAPPHHHHHHHQHAPHPAGSTGDLRAFAPRDHPLGGGGGGGGGGFGHPRGGGGGGGSERPKLHHSLSFSGFSAHHHHHHHPHAAAPPPPPPPGGRLDAALLESPGGSRTPPPPASASSYCEELLSPPCANNAFAFSGQELGSLIAPLALHTPSFAAAAAAAAAAAAYYRCQQQQQQQPPPPPPPGGGCPPPPASPPFSFQPLRRLSESPVFDAPPSPPDSLSDRESYLSGSLSSGSLSGSESPSLDSGRRLPIFSRLSISDD, from the exons ATGTCTACGACGCTGTTATCGGCCTTCTACGACATCGACTTCTTGTGCAAG ACGGAGAagtccctgagcaacctgagCAGCATGCTGGACAAGAAGGCCGTGGGGACCCCGGTcaccccccccagctccagcttcGCGCCGGGCTTCCTGCGGCGGCACTCGACCAGCAACCTGCCGGCCCTGGCCGGCGGCTCCAAGTTCCCCAGCCCCACCGGCTCCagctcgtcctcctcctcctcctcctcctcttcctcctcctcgttcGGCAGCCTGAAGGAGACGGGCTCcggcggcggaggcggcggcagcagcagccccacggcCCTGCTCAACAAGGAGAACAAGTTCCGGGACCGCTCCTTCAGCGAGAACGGCGAGCGCAGCCAGCACCTcatgcagcagctccagcagcagcagcagcagcagcagaagggggGCGGctcgggcggcggcgggggggcgcCCATCAACTCGACGCGCTACAAGACGGAGCTGTGCCGCCCCTTCGAGGAGAGCGGCGCCTGCAAGTACGGCGAGAAGTGCCAGTTCGCGCACGGCTTCCACGAGCTGCGCAGCCTCACCCGCCACCCCAAGTACAAGACCGAGCTGTGCCGCACCTTCCACACCATCGGCTTCTGCCCCTACGGCCCCCGCTGCCACTTCATCCACAACGCCGACGAGCGCCGCCCGGCGCCCGGCGGGGGCACGGCCGCCGCTCCCCCCGCCTCGGCCGCCCCCccgcaccaccaccaccaccaccaccagcacgcCCCGCACCCCGCCGGCAGCACCGGCGACCTCCGCGCCTTCGCCCCCCGCGACCACCccctgggaggaggaggaggaggcggcggcggcggcttcGGGCacccccgcggcggcggcggcggcgggggcagcgAGCGGCCCAAGCTGCACCACAGCCTGAGCTTCTCCGGCTTCTCcgcccaccaccaccaccaccaccacccgcacgccgccgccccgccgcccccgccgccccccggcggcCGCCTGGACGCCGCGCTGCTGGAGAGCCCCGGCGGGTCGCgcacgccgccgccgcccgcctcgGCCTCGTCGTACTGCGAGGAGCTGCTCTCGCCGCCCTGCGCCAACAACGCCTTCGCCTTCTCgggccaggagctgggcagccTCATCGCGCCCCTCGCCCTGCACACCCCCAGcttcgccgccgccgccgccgcggcagccgccgccgccgcctattaccgctgccagcagcagcagcagcagcagcccccgccgccgccgccccccggggggggctgcccgccgccccccgcctcGCCGCCCTTCAGCTTCCAGCCCCTGCGCCGCCTCTCCGAGTCGCCCGTCTTCGACGCGCCGCCCAGCCCGCCGGACTCGCTGTCGGACCGCGAGAGCTACCTGAGCGGCTCCCTCAGCTCCGGCTCGCTCAGCGGCTCCGAGTCGCCCAGCCTGGACTCGGGCCGCCGCCTGCCCATCTTCAGCCGCCTCTCCATCTCCGACGATTAG